One window from the genome of Lepisosteus oculatus isolate fLepOcu1 chromosome 21, fLepOcu1.hap2, whole genome shotgun sequence encodes:
- the ipo7 gene encoding importin-7 isoform X2: MDPNSLIEALRGTMDPNLREAAERQLSEGHSQVNFVSTLLQVTMSEQLDLPVRQAGVIYLKNMVTQYWSEGEGTSGEAPATTIPEEDRQFIRDNIVEAIIHSPERIRVQLTTCIHHMIKHDYPGKWTAIVDKIGFYLQSDSNAWLGILLCLYQLVKNYEYKKPDERSPLVAAMQIFMPMLKDRFIQLLPDPSSQSVLIQKQIFKILYALFQYNLPLELINQQNLTEWMEILKTVVDRDVPAETLQVDEDDRPELPWWKCKKWALHILARLFERYGSPGNISKEYTEFAELFLKGYAVSAQQVLLKVLYQFKEKQYVAPRVLQQTLNYINQGVGHALTWKNLKPHIQGIIQDVVFPLMCYTDTDEELWQEDPYEYIRMKFDVFEDFISPTTAAQTLLFTACSKRKEVLQKTMGFCYQMLTDPTVDPRKKDGALHMIGSLAEVLLKKKIYKDQMEFMLQNHVFPLFSSELGYMRARACWVLHYFCEVKFKSDQNLQTALELTRRCLINDNEMPVKVEAAIALQVLISNQEKAKEYITPFIRPVMQALLHIVRETENDDLTNVIQKMICEYSEEVTPIAVEMTQHLAMTFNQVIQTGPDEEGGDDKAVTAMGILNTIDTLLSVVEDHKEITQQLEGICLQVIGTVLQQHVLEFYEEILSLAHSLTCQQVSPQMWQLLPLVFEVFQQDGFDYFTDMMPLLHNYVTVDTDMLLSDTKYLEMIYSMCKKVLTGDAGEDAECHAAKLLEVIILQCKGRGIDQVVPLFVAAALERLTREVKTSELRTMCLQVAIAALYYSPALLLNTLENLRFPNNTEPITNHFITQWLNDIDCFLGLHDRKMCVLGLCALMDLEQRPQVVNQVATQLLPAVILLFNGLKRAYACRAEHENDEDEDDEAEDDDENELGSDEDDIDEEGQEYLEMLAKQAGEDGDDEDWEEDDAEETALEGYTTAVDDEDNPVDEYQIFKVILQNVQTREPAWYQALTQGLDEEQAKQLQDIATLADQRRAAHESKMIEKHGGYKFTAPVVPSNFNFGGNAPGMN, translated from the exons GGTCACAGCCAGGTGAATTTCGTCTCCACGCTGCTCCAGGTCACCATGTCCGAACAGCTGGACCTGCCCGTCAGACAAGCAG GGGTGATCTACCTGAAGAACATGGTGACGCAGTACTGGAGCGAGGGGGAGGGCACCAGCGGAGAGGCCCCCGCCACCACCATCCCCGAGGAGGACCGCCAGTTCATCCGGGACAACATCGTGGAGGCCATCATCCACTCGCCTGAGCGCATAAG GGTGCAGCTCACTACTTGCATTCATCACATGATCAAGCACGACTACCCTGGCAAGTGGACTGCGATCGTGGATAAGATCGGTTTCTACCTTCAGTCCGACAGCAATGCTTGGCTGGGAATCCTCCTGTGCCTCTATCAGCTGGTGAAGAACTACGA GTATAAGAAGCCGGATGAGCGGAGTCCACTGGTAGCTGCAATGCAGATTTTCATGCCCATGCTGAAGGATCGCTTTATCCAGCTCCTCCCTGACCCCTCCAGCCAATCTGTGCTCATCCAGAAACAGATCTTTAAGATCCTGTATGCACTTTTCCAG TACAACCTGCCCTTGGAGCTGATTAACCAGCAGAACCTGACGGAGTGGATGGAAATCCTCAAGACGGTGGTGGACAGAGATGTGCCTGCA GAGACCCTGCAGGTGGACGAGGACGACCGACCTGAGCTCCCCTGGTGGAAGTGCAAGAAGTGGGCTCTGCACATCCTGGCTCGGCTTTTTGAAAG GTATGGCAGCCCAGGTAACATCTCCAAAGAGTACACCGAGTTTGCCGAGCTGTTCCTCAAGGGCTATGCTGTTTCTGCTCAGCAG GTTTTATTGAAGGTCTTATATCAGTTTAAGGAAAAGCAGTATGTAGCTCCCAGGGTGCTCCAGCAGACGCTGAACTACATCAACCAGGGCGTTGGACACGCGCTTACTTGGAAGAACCTCAAACCACATATCCAG GGGATCATTCAGGATGTGGTCTTCCCCCTGATGTGTTACACAGACACTGATGAAGAGCTGTGGCAGGAAGATCCTTATGAGTACATCCGCATGAAGTTTG ACGTGTTTGAAGATTTCATCTCCCCAACAACAGCTGCGCAGACGCTTCTCTTCACAGCGTGTAGCAAGAGGAAAGAA GTGCTTCAGAAAACCATGGGCTTCTGCTACCAGATGCTCACAGATCCCACGGTGGACCCACGCAAAAAGGATGGGGCTCTACACATGATCGGCTCCCTGGCTGAAGTTTTATtgaag AAAAAGATCTACAAAGACCAGATGGAGTTCATGCTGCAGAACCACGTCTTCCCATTGTTCAGCAGTGAGCTGGGGTACATGAGAGCTAGG GCATGCTGGGTTCTTCATTATTTCTGTGAAGTGAAGTTCAAGAGCGACCAGAACCTGCAGACGGCGCTTGAGCTGACGAGACGCTGTCTGATCAATGATAATGAAATGCCGGTGAAAGTTGAAGCTGCTATTGCCCTGCAGGTTCTCATCAGCAACCAGGAGAAAG CAAAAGAGTACATCACTCCCTTCATCAGGCCGGTGATGCAGGCGCTTCTGCACATTGTGCGGGAGACTGAGAACGATGACCTCACAAACGTCATCCAGAAGATGATCTGCGAGTACAGCGAGGAGGTCACGCCCATCGCCGTGGAGATGACCCAGCACTTG GCGATGACATTTAACCAGGTAATCCAGACGGGTCCGGATGAGGAAGGCGGTGACGACAAGGCGGTGACGGCCATGGGCATCCTGAACACAATCGACACTCTGCTCAGTGTGGTGGAGGACCacaaggag ATCACTCAGCAGTTAGAAGGTATCTGTCTGCAGGTGATTGGAACAGTTCTGCAGCAGCATGTTTTGG AGTTTTACGAGGAGATCCTGTCTCTGGCTCACAGTCTGACGTGTCAGCAGGTGTCCCCACAGATGTGGCAGCTGTTACCACTAGTCTTTGAGGTCTTCCAGCAGGATGGGTTCGATTACTTCACAG ATATGATGCCTCTTTTGCATAACTATGTCACGGTAGATACAGATATGCTTCTGTCAGACACCAAATACCTTGAAATGATCTACAGCATGTGCAAAAAG GTCCTGACAGGAGATGCGGGTGAGGATGCCGAGTGTCACGCAGCAAAGCTGTTAGAAGTCATCATTCTGCAGTGCAAAGGGCGTGGCATCGACCAG GTGGTGCCCCTGTTCGTGGCGGCGGCACTGGAGAGGTTGACGCGGGAGGTGAAGACGAGCGAGCTGCGGACCATGTGCCTGCAGGTGGCCATCGCGGCCTTGTACTACAGCCCTGCTCTCCTCCTGAACACGCTGGAGAACCTGCGCTTCCCCAACAACACCGAGCCCATCACAAACCACTTCATCACGCAGTGGCTCAACGACATCGACTGCTTCCTTGG ACTGCATGACCGGAAGATGTGTGTTCTGGGCCTGTGTGCCCTGATGGACTTGGAACAGAGACCGCAGGTGGTGAACCAGGTGGCCACACAGCTGCTCCCCGCAGTCATCCTGCTCTTCAACGGGTTGAAGAGGGCGTACGCCTGCCGGGCCGAGCACGAGAACGACGAAGATGAGGATGACGAAGCGGAAGATGATGACGAGAACG AGCTGGGTAGCGATGAAGATGACATCGATGAGGAGGGACAGGAGTATCTGGAGATGTTGGCCAAGCAGGCTGGCGAGGACGGGGACGATGAGGACTGGGAGGAGGACGATGCAGAGGAGACAGCCCTGGAGGGGTACACCACGGCTGTGGATGATGAGGACAACCCTGTGGACGAGTACCAGATCTTCAAAGTCATCCTGCAGA ATGTCCAGACGCGTGAGCCTGCGTGGTACCAGGCACTCACACAGGGCCTAGATGAGGAACAGGCGAAACAGCTTCAAGACATCGCCACCCTCGCCGATCAGAGAAGGGCAGCCCATG aatcAAAAATGATTGAGAAGCATGGCGGATACAAGTTCACAGCTCCGGTGGTACCATCTAACTTCAACTTTGGTGGCAACGCTCCAGGAATGAATTGA
- the ipo7 gene encoding importin-7 isoform X1, translating to MDPNSLIEALRGTMDPNLREAAERQLSEGHSQVNFVSTLLQVTMSEQLDLPVRQAGVIYLKNMVTQYWSEGEGTSGEAPATTIPEEDRQFIRDNIVEAIIHSPERIRVQLTTCIHHMIKHDYPGKWTAIVDKIGFYLQSDSNAWLGILLCLYQLVKNYEYKKPDERSPLVAAMQIFMPMLKDRFIQLLPDPSSQSVLIQKQIFKILYALFQYNLPLELINQQNLTEWMEILKTVVDRDVPAETLQVDEDDRPELPWWKCKKWALHILARLFERYGSPGNISKEYTEFAELFLKGYAVSAQQVLLKVLYQFKEKQYVAPRVLQQTLNYINQGVGHALTWKNLKPHIQGIIQDVVFPLMCYTDTDEELWQEDPYEYIRMKFDVFEDFISPTTAAQTLLFTACSKRKEVLQKTMGFCYQMLTDPTVDPRKKDGALHMIGSLAEVLLKKKIYKDQMEFMLQNHVFPLFSSELGYMRARACWVLHYFCEVKFKSDQNLQTALELTRRCLINDNEMPVKVEAAIALQVLISNQEKAKEYITPFIRPVMQALLHIVRETENDDLTNVIQKMICEYSEEVTPIAVEMTQHLAMTFNQVIQTGPDEEGGDDKAVTAMGILNTIDTLLSVVEDHKEITQQLEGICLQVIGTVLQQHVLEFYEEILSLAHSLTCQQVSPQMWQLLPLVFEVFQQDGFDYFTDMMPLLHNYVTVDTDMLLSDTKYLEMIYSMCKKVLTGDAGEDAECHAAKLLEVIILQCKGRGIDQVVPLFVAAALERLTREVKTSELRTMCLQVAIAALYYSPALLLNTLENLRFPNNTEPITNHFITQWLNDIDCFLGLHDRKMCVLGLCALMDLEQRPQVVNQVATQLLPAVILLFNGLKRAYACRAEHENDEDEDDEAEDDDENEELGSDEDDIDEEGQEYLEMLAKQAGEDGDDEDWEEDDAEETALEGYTTAVDDEDNPVDEYQIFKVILQNVQTREPAWYQALTQGLDEEQAKQLQDIATLADQRRAAHESKMIEKHGGYKFTAPVVPSNFNFGGNAPGMN from the exons GGTCACAGCCAGGTGAATTTCGTCTCCACGCTGCTCCAGGTCACCATGTCCGAACAGCTGGACCTGCCCGTCAGACAAGCAG GGGTGATCTACCTGAAGAACATGGTGACGCAGTACTGGAGCGAGGGGGAGGGCACCAGCGGAGAGGCCCCCGCCACCACCATCCCCGAGGAGGACCGCCAGTTCATCCGGGACAACATCGTGGAGGCCATCATCCACTCGCCTGAGCGCATAAG GGTGCAGCTCACTACTTGCATTCATCACATGATCAAGCACGACTACCCTGGCAAGTGGACTGCGATCGTGGATAAGATCGGTTTCTACCTTCAGTCCGACAGCAATGCTTGGCTGGGAATCCTCCTGTGCCTCTATCAGCTGGTGAAGAACTACGA GTATAAGAAGCCGGATGAGCGGAGTCCACTGGTAGCTGCAATGCAGATTTTCATGCCCATGCTGAAGGATCGCTTTATCCAGCTCCTCCCTGACCCCTCCAGCCAATCTGTGCTCATCCAGAAACAGATCTTTAAGATCCTGTATGCACTTTTCCAG TACAACCTGCCCTTGGAGCTGATTAACCAGCAGAACCTGACGGAGTGGATGGAAATCCTCAAGACGGTGGTGGACAGAGATGTGCCTGCA GAGACCCTGCAGGTGGACGAGGACGACCGACCTGAGCTCCCCTGGTGGAAGTGCAAGAAGTGGGCTCTGCACATCCTGGCTCGGCTTTTTGAAAG GTATGGCAGCCCAGGTAACATCTCCAAAGAGTACACCGAGTTTGCCGAGCTGTTCCTCAAGGGCTATGCTGTTTCTGCTCAGCAG GTTTTATTGAAGGTCTTATATCAGTTTAAGGAAAAGCAGTATGTAGCTCCCAGGGTGCTCCAGCAGACGCTGAACTACATCAACCAGGGCGTTGGACACGCGCTTACTTGGAAGAACCTCAAACCACATATCCAG GGGATCATTCAGGATGTGGTCTTCCCCCTGATGTGTTACACAGACACTGATGAAGAGCTGTGGCAGGAAGATCCTTATGAGTACATCCGCATGAAGTTTG ACGTGTTTGAAGATTTCATCTCCCCAACAACAGCTGCGCAGACGCTTCTCTTCACAGCGTGTAGCAAGAGGAAAGAA GTGCTTCAGAAAACCATGGGCTTCTGCTACCAGATGCTCACAGATCCCACGGTGGACCCACGCAAAAAGGATGGGGCTCTACACATGATCGGCTCCCTGGCTGAAGTTTTATtgaag AAAAAGATCTACAAAGACCAGATGGAGTTCATGCTGCAGAACCACGTCTTCCCATTGTTCAGCAGTGAGCTGGGGTACATGAGAGCTAGG GCATGCTGGGTTCTTCATTATTTCTGTGAAGTGAAGTTCAAGAGCGACCAGAACCTGCAGACGGCGCTTGAGCTGACGAGACGCTGTCTGATCAATGATAATGAAATGCCGGTGAAAGTTGAAGCTGCTATTGCCCTGCAGGTTCTCATCAGCAACCAGGAGAAAG CAAAAGAGTACATCACTCCCTTCATCAGGCCGGTGATGCAGGCGCTTCTGCACATTGTGCGGGAGACTGAGAACGATGACCTCACAAACGTCATCCAGAAGATGATCTGCGAGTACAGCGAGGAGGTCACGCCCATCGCCGTGGAGATGACCCAGCACTTG GCGATGACATTTAACCAGGTAATCCAGACGGGTCCGGATGAGGAAGGCGGTGACGACAAGGCGGTGACGGCCATGGGCATCCTGAACACAATCGACACTCTGCTCAGTGTGGTGGAGGACCacaaggag ATCACTCAGCAGTTAGAAGGTATCTGTCTGCAGGTGATTGGAACAGTTCTGCAGCAGCATGTTTTGG AGTTTTACGAGGAGATCCTGTCTCTGGCTCACAGTCTGACGTGTCAGCAGGTGTCCCCACAGATGTGGCAGCTGTTACCACTAGTCTTTGAGGTCTTCCAGCAGGATGGGTTCGATTACTTCACAG ATATGATGCCTCTTTTGCATAACTATGTCACGGTAGATACAGATATGCTTCTGTCAGACACCAAATACCTTGAAATGATCTACAGCATGTGCAAAAAG GTCCTGACAGGAGATGCGGGTGAGGATGCCGAGTGTCACGCAGCAAAGCTGTTAGAAGTCATCATTCTGCAGTGCAAAGGGCGTGGCATCGACCAG GTGGTGCCCCTGTTCGTGGCGGCGGCACTGGAGAGGTTGACGCGGGAGGTGAAGACGAGCGAGCTGCGGACCATGTGCCTGCAGGTGGCCATCGCGGCCTTGTACTACAGCCCTGCTCTCCTCCTGAACACGCTGGAGAACCTGCGCTTCCCCAACAACACCGAGCCCATCACAAACCACTTCATCACGCAGTGGCTCAACGACATCGACTGCTTCCTTGG ACTGCATGACCGGAAGATGTGTGTTCTGGGCCTGTGTGCCCTGATGGACTTGGAACAGAGACCGCAGGTGGTGAACCAGGTGGCCACACAGCTGCTCCCCGCAGTCATCCTGCTCTTCAACGGGTTGAAGAGGGCGTACGCCTGCCGGGCCGAGCACGAGAACGACGAAGATGAGGATGACGAAGCGGAAGATGATGACGAGAACG AAGAGCTGGGTAGCGATGAAGATGACATCGATGAGGAGGGACAGGAGTATCTGGAGATGTTGGCCAAGCAGGCTGGCGAGGACGGGGACGATGAGGACTGGGAGGAGGACGATGCAGAGGAGACAGCCCTGGAGGGGTACACCACGGCTGTGGATGATGAGGACAACCCTGTGGACGAGTACCAGATCTTCAAAGTCATCCTGCAGA ATGTCCAGACGCGTGAGCCTGCGTGGTACCAGGCACTCACACAGGGCCTAGATGAGGAACAGGCGAAACAGCTTCAAGACATCGCCACCCTCGCCGATCAGAGAAGGGCAGCCCATG aatcAAAAATGATTGAGAAGCATGGCGGATACAAGTTCACAGCTCCGGTGGTACCATCTAACTTCAACTTTGGTGGCAACGCTCCAGGAATGAATTGA
- the ipo7 gene encoding importin-7 isoform X3: MDPNSLIEALRGTMDPNLREAAERQLSEGHSQVNFVSTLLQVTMSEQLDLPVRQAGVIYLKNMVTQYWSEGEGTSGEAPATTIPEEDRQFIRDNIVEAIIHSPERIRVQLTTCIHHMIKHDYPGKWTAIVDKIGFYLQSDSNAWLGILLCLYQLVKNYEYKKPDERSPLVAAMQIFMPMLKDRFIQLLPDPSSQSVLIQKQIFKILYALFQYNLPLELINQQNLTEWMEILKTVVDRDVPAETLQVDEDDRPELPWWKCKKWALHILARLFERYGSPGNISKEYTEFAELFLKGYAVSAQQVLLKKKIYKDQMEFMLQNHVFPLFSSELGYMRARACWVLHYFCEVKFKSDQNLQTALELTRRCLINDNEMPVKVEAAIALQVLISNQEKAKEYITPFIRPVMQALLHIVRETENDDLTNVIQKMICEYSEEVTPIAVEMTQHLAMTFNQVIQTGPDEEGGDDKAVTAMGILNTIDTLLSVVEDHKEITQQLEGICLQVIGTVLQQHVLEFYEEILSLAHSLTCQQVSPQMWQLLPLVFEVFQQDGFDYFTDMMPLLHNYVTVDTDMLLSDTKYLEMIYSMCKKVLTGDAGEDAECHAAKLLEVIILQCKGRGIDQVVPLFVAAALERLTREVKTSELRTMCLQVAIAALYYSPALLLNTLENLRFPNNTEPITNHFITQWLNDIDCFLGLHDRKMCVLGLCALMDLEQRPQVVNQVATQLLPAVILLFNGLKRAYACRAEHENDEDEDDEAEDDDENEELGSDEDDIDEEGQEYLEMLAKQAGEDGDDEDWEEDDAEETALEGYTTAVDDEDNPVDEYQIFKVILQNVQTREPAWYQALTQGLDEEQAKQLQDIATLADQRRAAHESKMIEKHGGYKFTAPVVPSNFNFGGNAPGMN; this comes from the exons GGTCACAGCCAGGTGAATTTCGTCTCCACGCTGCTCCAGGTCACCATGTCCGAACAGCTGGACCTGCCCGTCAGACAAGCAG GGGTGATCTACCTGAAGAACATGGTGACGCAGTACTGGAGCGAGGGGGAGGGCACCAGCGGAGAGGCCCCCGCCACCACCATCCCCGAGGAGGACCGCCAGTTCATCCGGGACAACATCGTGGAGGCCATCATCCACTCGCCTGAGCGCATAAG GGTGCAGCTCACTACTTGCATTCATCACATGATCAAGCACGACTACCCTGGCAAGTGGACTGCGATCGTGGATAAGATCGGTTTCTACCTTCAGTCCGACAGCAATGCTTGGCTGGGAATCCTCCTGTGCCTCTATCAGCTGGTGAAGAACTACGA GTATAAGAAGCCGGATGAGCGGAGTCCACTGGTAGCTGCAATGCAGATTTTCATGCCCATGCTGAAGGATCGCTTTATCCAGCTCCTCCCTGACCCCTCCAGCCAATCTGTGCTCATCCAGAAACAGATCTTTAAGATCCTGTATGCACTTTTCCAG TACAACCTGCCCTTGGAGCTGATTAACCAGCAGAACCTGACGGAGTGGATGGAAATCCTCAAGACGGTGGTGGACAGAGATGTGCCTGCA GAGACCCTGCAGGTGGACGAGGACGACCGACCTGAGCTCCCCTGGTGGAAGTGCAAGAAGTGGGCTCTGCACATCCTGGCTCGGCTTTTTGAAAG GTATGGCAGCCCAGGTAACATCTCCAAAGAGTACACCGAGTTTGCCGAGCTGTTCCTCAAGGGCTATGCTGTTTCTGCTCAGCAG GTTTTATTGAAG AAAAAGATCTACAAAGACCAGATGGAGTTCATGCTGCAGAACCACGTCTTCCCATTGTTCAGCAGTGAGCTGGGGTACATGAGAGCTAGG GCATGCTGGGTTCTTCATTATTTCTGTGAAGTGAAGTTCAAGAGCGACCAGAACCTGCAGACGGCGCTTGAGCTGACGAGACGCTGTCTGATCAATGATAATGAAATGCCGGTGAAAGTTGAAGCTGCTATTGCCCTGCAGGTTCTCATCAGCAACCAGGAGAAAG CAAAAGAGTACATCACTCCCTTCATCAGGCCGGTGATGCAGGCGCTTCTGCACATTGTGCGGGAGACTGAGAACGATGACCTCACAAACGTCATCCAGAAGATGATCTGCGAGTACAGCGAGGAGGTCACGCCCATCGCCGTGGAGATGACCCAGCACTTG GCGATGACATTTAACCAGGTAATCCAGACGGGTCCGGATGAGGAAGGCGGTGACGACAAGGCGGTGACGGCCATGGGCATCCTGAACACAATCGACACTCTGCTCAGTGTGGTGGAGGACCacaaggag ATCACTCAGCAGTTAGAAGGTATCTGTCTGCAGGTGATTGGAACAGTTCTGCAGCAGCATGTTTTGG AGTTTTACGAGGAGATCCTGTCTCTGGCTCACAGTCTGACGTGTCAGCAGGTGTCCCCACAGATGTGGCAGCTGTTACCACTAGTCTTTGAGGTCTTCCAGCAGGATGGGTTCGATTACTTCACAG ATATGATGCCTCTTTTGCATAACTATGTCACGGTAGATACAGATATGCTTCTGTCAGACACCAAATACCTTGAAATGATCTACAGCATGTGCAAAAAG GTCCTGACAGGAGATGCGGGTGAGGATGCCGAGTGTCACGCAGCAAAGCTGTTAGAAGTCATCATTCTGCAGTGCAAAGGGCGTGGCATCGACCAG GTGGTGCCCCTGTTCGTGGCGGCGGCACTGGAGAGGTTGACGCGGGAGGTGAAGACGAGCGAGCTGCGGACCATGTGCCTGCAGGTGGCCATCGCGGCCTTGTACTACAGCCCTGCTCTCCTCCTGAACACGCTGGAGAACCTGCGCTTCCCCAACAACACCGAGCCCATCACAAACCACTTCATCACGCAGTGGCTCAACGACATCGACTGCTTCCTTGG ACTGCATGACCGGAAGATGTGTGTTCTGGGCCTGTGTGCCCTGATGGACTTGGAACAGAGACCGCAGGTGGTGAACCAGGTGGCCACACAGCTGCTCCCCGCAGTCATCCTGCTCTTCAACGGGTTGAAGAGGGCGTACGCCTGCCGGGCCGAGCACGAGAACGACGAAGATGAGGATGACGAAGCGGAAGATGATGACGAGAACG AAGAGCTGGGTAGCGATGAAGATGACATCGATGAGGAGGGACAGGAGTATCTGGAGATGTTGGCCAAGCAGGCTGGCGAGGACGGGGACGATGAGGACTGGGAGGAGGACGATGCAGAGGAGACAGCCCTGGAGGGGTACACCACGGCTGTGGATGATGAGGACAACCCTGTGGACGAGTACCAGATCTTCAAAGTCATCCTGCAGA ATGTCCAGACGCGTGAGCCTGCGTGGTACCAGGCACTCACACAGGGCCTAGATGAGGAACAGGCGAAACAGCTTCAAGACATCGCCACCCTCGCCGATCAGAGAAGGGCAGCCCATG aatcAAAAATGATTGAGAAGCATGGCGGATACAAGTTCACAGCTCCGGTGGTACCATCTAACTTCAACTTTGGTGGCAACGCTCCAGGAATGAATTGA